Proteins encoded in a region of the Terriglobales bacterium genome:
- a CDS encoding ATP-dependent 6-phosphofructokinase, translating into MSLGDLDFTIARLGECRFRSPLCGVRFVGDDERVLYHARLEDMQPWLAEGAAPPAMEAAGPRAKLFFDPAQVACGVVTCGGLCPGLNDVIRSIVLSLYHHYGVDKVYGFRFGYEGMVPSRGQPPLQLTPDAVGRIHEMGGTILGSSRGPQDPAEMAKTLRELKIGILFAIGGDGTLRGAQDLAAEAARQGMVLSVIGIPKTIDNDVCFVQKTFGFETAVTEARRAIYAANTEAEAAGRGIGLVKLMGRDSGFIAAYAVLVDSHADFCLVPEVPFTLERFLDELERRLERKGHAVIVVAEGAGQELMARTGERDASGNVKYGDIGVFLRDAIQRHFCRAGKEVGLKYIDPSYIIRSVPANPHDSAFCLLLGHSAVHAGMSGRTNMVVSFWNHQFTHVPIPLAVSQRKKIDLRGVLWNSVLATTGQAHDLR; encoded by the coding sequence GTGCGGCGTCCGCTTCGTGGGCGACGACGAGCGCGTCCTCTACCACGCGCGTCTCGAGGACATGCAGCCCTGGCTGGCGGAGGGCGCGGCTCCTCCCGCCATGGAAGCCGCCGGGCCGCGGGCGAAGCTGTTCTTCGATCCCGCCCAGGTCGCCTGTGGGGTCGTCACCTGCGGCGGCCTTTGTCCGGGACTGAACGACGTGATCCGCTCCATCGTCCTGAGCCTCTATCACCATTACGGCGTAGACAAGGTCTATGGCTTCCGGTTCGGGTATGAGGGCATGGTTCCCAGCAGGGGACAGCCGCCGCTGCAGCTGACACCGGATGCGGTCGGCCGCATCCATGAGATGGGCGGGACCATCCTGGGATCTTCGCGCGGGCCCCAGGACCCGGCGGAGATGGCCAAGACCCTGCGGGAGCTGAAGATCGGCATCCTGTTCGCGATCGGCGGCGACGGCACCCTGCGGGGCGCGCAAGACCTCGCCGCGGAAGCGGCAAGGCAGGGAATGGTCCTCAGCGTCATCGGCATCCCCAAGACCATCGACAACGATGTCTGCTTCGTGCAGAAGACCTTCGGCTTCGAGACCGCGGTCACCGAAGCCCGGCGCGCCATCTATGCCGCCAACACCGAGGCGGAGGCCGCGGGCCGCGGCATCGGCCTGGTCAAGCTCATGGGCCGCGACTCCGGCTTCATCGCCGCCTACGCGGTGCTGGTCGACAGCCACGCGGACTTCTGCCTGGTTCCCGAGGTTCCGTTCACCCTGGAGCGCTTCCTGGACGAGCTGGAGCGGCGGCTCGAGCGGAAGGGCCACGCCGTGATCGTGGTGGCGGAAGGCGCGGGACAGGAGCTGATGGCGAGGACGGGCGAGCGCGACGCTTCCGGGAACGTCAAGTACGGCGACATCGGAGTGTTCCTGCGGGACGCGATCCAGAGGCACTTCTGCCGGGCGGGCAAGGAGGTCGGACTCAAGTACATCGATCCCAGCTACATCATCCGCAGCGTGCCGGCGAACCCGCATGACTCGGCCTTCTGCCTGCTCCTCGGGCACAGCGCCGTGCATGCGGGCATGAGCGGAAGAACCAACATGGTCGTCAGCTTCTGGAACCACCAGTTCACCCACGTCCCCATACCCCTGGCCGTGTCGCAACGGAAGAAGATCGATCTCCGGGGGGTGCTGTGGAACAGCGTGCTGGCCACCACCGGACAAGCGCACGACCTGCGCTGA